The Saprospiraceae bacterium genome includes the window GTATCTACTACATTTTTTATATCCCTGTAATATTTTAAACTATCCTCATAAGCTTGTCTCTCTTCGGGACTGAAGTTCGCTATTTCGGCTGCTTCAAATAGCTTCTTAAATATTTTATCTTGTAAAGCCTTCGGTCTGTTTTGTAACTCCGATAAATGCTTCAATACATATAACCATTTATCAAATCTGCTTTCTAAGCTCGTTTCGCCTTTGATAAATTTGGGCAATTCTACATATATATAGGTCAATTTGTCATAAAATACTTCACAATTTTGATCTTTTAATTGAACCCTATGTATCAATTCTGTTTCACTTTTATCTTCTTCAAATACAAAATCTAATATCCCCACTGTATATACTGCCGATAATTTATAATTCCATTCTCCTTTCTTGGCTTGTTCCTGGATTGGAAACGTTGAATAATAGACACTTCGATCTTTAAAAAAATTTTGCTTCGCTTTTTGTATTTCTACTATAAATCTATCTCCACTACTGCTTTTGCAATGTAAATCAAAGATTGCTTTTCTATCTATTTGGGTTAAGCCTATATTTTCATTGTTCGAATAAGTCAAATCCTCTATTTTATGCTTATCTGGAAGTAATTGGTTTAAAAAATCAATCACTAATTCTTTATTGGGTTCTGTGCCAAATAATTTCTTAAATCCGAAATCTGTTAAGGGGTTGACAAATTTATCTTCTAACGCCATCTTTGTTTCTTTTTTATGTAAAGATAAACTTTTTGTTTCTATTTTTCAACTTTTAGTGGCTAGCGCCTAACTCCCCAACATCTCCATTTTACCCCAGAATTTGGCCCTTTTTCACCAAAAAAGCAACTA containing:
- a CDS encoding Rpn family recombination-promoting nuclease/putative transposase; its protein translation is MALEDKFVNPLTDFGFKKLFGTEPNKELVIDFLNQLLPDKHKIEDLTYSNNENIGLTQIDRKAIFDLHCKSSSGDRFIVEIQKAKQNFFKDRSVYYSTFPIQEQAKKGEWNYKLSAVYTVGILDFVFEEDKSETELIHRVQLKDQNCEVFYDKLTYIYVELPKFIKGETSLESRFDKWLYVLKHLSELQNRPKALQDKIFKKLFEAAEIANFSPEERQAYEDSLKYYRDIKNVVDTSRAEGIEEAKKEVASEMKKSGESLEKIMRYTGLSKEEIEICRVRHRRTKRRASMLPL